GCGACTCTGACAACATTGTCAACTCCTTTGGTCATGCCGAATTACAACGATAGCGTCACCTTTCTGGGCAAAACGGTTACCGTAATCATAGATCGACCTCTGGGTTCGCGACACCCGGAGTGGGGATTTGTTTACCCAGTCAATTATGGCTACATTCCCGGTCAACGGGCCCCGGATGGAGAACCCCTTGACGCGTATGTCCTCGGTATTGAAGGGCCGCTGACCGAGTTTACGGGCATCTGTGTTGCTGTCGTGCATCGACTGGATGATGTGGAAGACAAACTGGTTGTGGTGCCGTTGAGCGATATCCATTTGACCAGGGATGAGATTTCAGCTCAGATCGACTTCCAGGAACGATACTTCAAAACAATCATTTTTTTTGTGTTGAAAAACGGGATTCGTCCGGTTAACTTGAAGTTGTGCAGATTCTCTGTTATACTGAAACATAGCTTTTTCACTGGAAAAGGAACAGGGAAACAAGTAGACAAGGAAACAAGTAGACANNNNNNNNNNNNNNNNNNNNNNNNNNNNNNNNNNNNNNNNNNNNNNNNNNNNNNNNNNNNNNNNNNNNNNNNNNNNNNNNNNNNNNNNNNNNNNNNNNNNAGGCGGTGCGTGAGCTAGGCGTACCGTGACGCTAGCAAGCGATGCGAGACGTCAGCAGACGGTGCGTGAGCTAGCTAGGTAAGGCCACCGAGAGGTGTGAGCTAGCTAGCCGATCCGTGAGGTAGAGCGAGTGGCCATTTAGAGTACAGGATACAAGGTAACGTCAGGCCTGGATGTGTCGGCTGACTTGTCTACTTCCTATCTCTCTACTTGTTGATGAAATGCCCCATCAGGAGGTGACAATCCGGCAATCACTCCCTCTTAACGTGTGACGCAGATCAAACGTTGTCGAAACATTTTCCCAACCACCCAACTCGCCAGGAGGAAAGAAATGAAGTCCTTTCGATTGCGATCAGTATTGTTCGTCGCAGGTCTTGCCATCGTTTTGACGGCCTGCGGCGGTGCTGCCATTCCAGAGGCGCCGGCCGAGGTTCCGGCCGCAACAGAAGCCCCAGCGGCAGAAGTGCCAGCCGCTGACGAGGAAATCACCCTGCGTTACTTCATGTGGGATCCGTCGTTCGAGGAGAAAGAGCAGCAGATGGTGGACAAGTACATGGCTGCCAATCCGAACGTGACGGTGGATTTCGAAATGGTGGGCACGCCCGACTATTGGACCAAGCTCAGCGCCCTTTCGGCGGCCGGCGATCTGCCCTGCGTCTTCAACATGAGCGCCGGTTTCGTGGACCAGTGGATCAGCGACGGCCTGCTGTACGACATCCAGGCCTACGTGGATGCCGGCATTGAAGCTGATGACTACTTCTCCGGCGTCTTCGACGTGGTGCGGGACAAGAGCAGCGGCGACATGTACGCCTTCCCCTTCGCCTTTGTCGAGACGGTACTTTTTTACAACAGAGACGCCTTTGACGAAGCGGGGCTGGATTATCCGAGCGAGGGTTGGGGCTGGGACGAGTTCCTGGCTGCAGCCAAAGCCCTGACCAAGGATGACAACAGCGACGGCCTGATCGACCAGTATGGTTTCTGGCACTATGGTCGCTACGCACACATCGAATCCTGGGTCTATCAGAACGCCGGCCGCATTCTGAACGGGAACAAGACCCGCTTCGAGCCTGACGCCAACGCGGTCGAGGCGATGGCCTTCCTGGATTCCCTCATCCACGAGCATGGTGTTGCCCCTGAACCCAAGGAGATGGAGGGCATCCGCCAACAGGACGTCTTTCCCCTGGGCATGGCGGCCATGTGGGTGGACGGTGCCTGGAACATCAACGGCAACCGGGAGAACATCGGCGATGCGTTCAATTGGGGCGTTGCGCCCGTTCCCCGTGGTCCGCAAGCTACAGGCGACGCGGCCTACGGCTGGCCGGACAGCATGTCGATTGCCGCTACTTGCGAGAATCCCGATGTGGCCTGGGACTTCATCGAGTTCATGACCGGCCCTGAGCGCACCATCGATCTGACCTTCGGCGGCAAGATTCCTATCTACAAGCCGGTTGCCCTGGACCCGGCCTTCCTCGAAGCTGATCAGCAGCCGGACAACAAGAGCTTCCTGCTGGAGTGGGCCAACAACACCGGCCCCACCACCTTCACGCCGGGTTGGGGCGAGTGGCGGGGCTACACCGATGGCGCTGGGCTGCAAGGCCAGCTGGACGATGTCTTCAACGGCGTCACTGACCTGGACACCGCCCTTGCCAACGCCACGGAACACGCCAATACCGTGCTCGAACGCTACTACCCGGACGCAGGTGCAGCGGCTCCGCCAGCCCAAACAGGCATATCTGACGAACCAGTGACGATGCGTTACTTCATGTGGGATCCGTCGTTCGAGGAGAAAGAGCAGCAGATGGTGGACAAGTACATGGCTGCCAATCCGAACGTGACGGTGGATTTCGAAATGGTGGGCACGCCCGACTACTGGACCAAGCTCAGCGCCCTTTCGGCGGCCGGCGATCTGCCCTGCGTCTTCAACATGAGCGCCGGTTTCGTGGACCAGTGGATCAGCGACGGCCTGCTGTACGACATCCAGGCCTACGTGGATGCCGGCATTGAAGCTGATGACTACTTCTCCGGCGTCTTCGACGTGGTGCGGGACAAGAGCAGCGGCGACATGTACGCCTTCCCCTTCGCCTTTGTCGAGACGGTACTTTTTTACAACAGAGACGCCTTTGACGAAGCGGGGCTGGATTATCCGAGCGAGGGTTGGGGCTGGGACGAGTTCCTGGCTGCAGCCAAAGCCCTGACCAAGGATGACAACAGCGACGGCCTGATCGACCAGTATGGTTTCTGGCACTATGGTCGCTACGCACACATCGAATCCTGGGTCTATCAGAACGCCGGCCGCATTCTGAACGGGAACAAGACCCGCTTCGAGCCTGACGCCAACGCGGTCGAGGCGATGGCCTTCCTGGATTCCCTCATCCACGAGCATGGTGTTGCCCCTGAACCCAAGGAGATGGAGGGCATCCGCCAACAGGACGTCTTTCCCCTGGGCATGGCGGCCATGTGGGTGGACGGTGCCTGGAACATCAACGGCAACCGGGAGAACATCGGCGATGCGTTCAATTGGGGCGTTGCGCCCGTTCCCCGTGGTCCGCAAGCTACAGGCGACGCGGCCTACGGCTGGCCGGACAGCATGTCGATTGCCGCTACTTGCGAGAATCCCGATGTGGCCTGGGACTTCATCGAGTTCATGACCGGCCCTGAGCGCACCATCGATCTGACCTTCGGCGGCAAGATTCCTATCTACAAGCCGGTTGCCCTGGACCCGGCCTTCCTCGAAGCTGATCAGCAGCCGGACAACAAGAGCTTCCTGCTGGAGTGGGCCAACAACACCGGCCCCACCACCTTCACGCCGGGTTGGGGCGAGTGGCGGGGCTACACCGATGGCGCTGGGCTGCAAGGCCAGCTGGACGATGTCTTCAACGGCGTCACTGACCTGGACACCGCCCTCGGCAACGCCACGGAACACGCCAATACCGTGCTTCAGCGTTACTATCCATAGCACGCGAGCACGCGGCGTGCCCTGGCCTGGGCACGCCAGAACAGGACTTTAGCCACGAATTTGCACGAATTTCTCGAATTCTTTATCCCATTCGTTCAATTCGCCGTCAGGTTCGTGGCTAATCGTCAATTGTTAACACCTGTGTCTGTGGCCCTGTGCAGGTGTGGCCGGTCTTACCAGCATACCACGCAACGTCAGCACGCCAGCACGTCAGCACGCCAGCAGGCGGTGCGAGAGCTAGGCGGTGCGAGAGCTAG
The Chloroflexota bacterium DNA segment above includes these coding regions:
- a CDS encoding sugar ABC transporter substrate-binding protein, whose amino-acid sequence is MKSFRLRSVLFVAGLAIVLTACGGAAIPEAPAEVPAATEAPAAEVPAADEEITLRYFMWDPSFEEKEQQMVDKYMAANPNVTVDFEMVGTPDYWTKLSALSAAGDLPCVFNMSAGFVDQWISDGLLYDIQAYVDAGIEADDYFSGVFDVVRDKSSGDMYAFPFAFVETVLFYNRDAFDEAGLDYPSEGWGWDEFLAAAKALTKDDNSDGLIDQYGFWHYGRYAHIESWVYQNAGRILNGNKTRFEPDANAVEAMAFLDSLIHEHGVAPEPKEMEGIRQQDVFPLGMAAMWVDGAWNINGNRENIGDAFNWGVAPVPRGPQATGDAAYGWPDSMSIAATCENPDVAWDFIEFMTGPERTIDLTFGGKIPIYKPVALDPAFLEADQQPDNKSFLLEWANNTGPTTFTPGWGEWRGYTDGAGLQGQLDDVFNGVTDLDTALANATEHANTVLERYYPDAGAAAPPAQTGISDEPVTMRYFMWDPSFEEKEQQMVDKYMAANPNVTVDFEMVGTPDYWTKLSALSAAGDLPCVFNMSAGFVDQWISDGLLYDIQAYVDAGIEADDYFSGVFDVVRDKSSGDMYAFPFAFVETVLFYNRDAFDEAGLDYPSEGWGWDEFLAAAKALTKDDNSDGLIDQYGFWHYGRYAHIESWVYQNAGRILNGNKTRFEPDANAVEAMAFLDSLIHEHGVAPEPKEMEGIRQQDVFPLGMAAMWVDGAWNINGNRENIGDAFNWGVAPVPRGPQATGDAAYGWPDSMSIAATCENPDVAWDFIEFMTGPERTIDLTFGGKIPIYKPVALDPAFLEADQQPDNKSFLLEWANNTGPTTFTPGWGEWRGYTDGAGLQGQLDDVFNGVTDLDTALGNATEHANTVLQRYYP